TGAAAAATGACGACATGAACATGATGGTTTGTTTTCCTACCAAATTTCTCGAAGCTTGTGAATAATGGTGCTGGCCAAAGcaattataattattgaaatagttaCAAAGGAATTTATGTGACCAAGAGCTGAGTGTAAAATTTGGAAACTACCGAATTGTAAATCCCGAGCAGGATGCCAAGGATTTGGTCAAGCAAGACTATTGTCATGGTTGCTCAGCTCGAGTATCTCAAATCCTGTGAAAGGACCATATTCATCTATGAATTCACTGTACGTCTGCAAAGTAACCAAAATATCATGTTTAACTCCTTGTTTATGCCCATTCAACATCGCTATGTAGTCCTTGTACACCTCGATATTATTGGTATCTCGTTCTCTGTCCAATTCTAGAGCACTGTCAGCAGTCAACTCGTTAATCAGGGCATTGAAATTCACAGAACCAATCTCTTGCAGGAACTTGAGCCCTAAATTTGAGAAATAAAGCCTGATCAAGTACCTAAATCCCACATCCACTGGTATTGTCCACATAATATTGTTGAACTGATTTGCTTTTGCTCCAAGAACAGTTCCCCACACcccaaaaatatcattaatatcATCGCCCGATGAAACAGAACCAGCCGACGAACCATTTCAAACGCGGTGCTATTATCTACATAGATATGTTTAAGACTTACGTCTGAGCATTTGGGCTCCAATATCTCCATCAACATGAAAATAAGAATGGCCTAAAGGTACTGTGATTATCTCAATACCATTTAGGAAAACATTATAAGTATCCCCTGACTGAATACTTGTAGGAGTAAAAATTATATGCAGTGGTTAATTTTCTTGTACGCTTATATAGAATTCTTTAATAATAGAAGTCAAGCCAAGAGCATCAGCAGTTAGTGAAGAAGCACTGAAGTCGCTTAGCAGGGTGAAAGGGCCAGCCTCCATGTACTTTTGAAAACCTTTATATGGAGTGCAGGGACTTGAGATGGTAGACTTGCCCTTGATTTGTAGCCAGGGAACCTCCAGTAATTGAAACGTCATCGGGGACGTAAGCTGGATAATCAAAATGGTCAGAATGAAATATGAACTCTCATTTTTTCCTGTAAGTGTTGGCCCCggcctttttctttttttttttttttttttttttttttttttattacagtTAAAAGAGCCAATCATAATATTGAAGCAATCCTTCGAGCCACTTCCTTCCATTTTTGTGGGCTTGCTCATAACTGGGCCTATTGGTCCATGATTTTCATGGCAACTACTTCATCTGGTCCATACTCAATATGTATGTCATTTTGAATAATGAATGACGTCAGAACTCTAAACTTGGCCAAAATTGAATTTCAAGTGACCCTTTACTCATTTTGCAAACTTAAAATCTTCATGTGTCCACTATATATCCCTTaggttaaatatatttaattaatattaatacgACCTTGTAAATCGGAATGGACTGGTTCCAAATTACGGATTCGAAACTCGAAAATTTTTATAGCTTTGTTTTCAGTTCAAACTCAAGCTCAACTCAAAATATTCAAACATGTTTATGAGTTATTCGAAAATAAAtactcaaaatatatttattataatatgtaattatattatttttataaaatattactCGCGTCTCACAAACCActacaacaaaaaaatttagtgaactatcaaacaaaataattttaaccgtcgctatatcgctaatataaatattgcgtcggttttcaaaaaatcgtcgctaaatattaacggcgcacatttacatgcacgctgcggatattactatccgcagcgtgcttttaaagcacgccgttaatactgtcaagtgcaataatatcaacagcacacatatgagtgcacgccattaaaagtaatattcgcagcgtgcttttaatgcacgccgttgatgacgtgctgcgaaaaatcatttttcttgtagtgaactatcaaacaaaataattttagctTGAACTCACAACAAAAAAAGTTTAAACATGTTCGAGAGCATCGATTTGATAAATTCAAATTGGCataagatatttttaaaatcggACGAACCAGCTCAAAAATATCCACGACTGTTTCTAGAAATATAAGTTCATTTTCTTGCCATATGGTCAATTCTCGAGGGCACGAGAATATGTATCTATTCTAAAGATCGTAGGATTGAAAAGTCAAATGTCCACCGTGTGGAAAATACAAGATTTTAGAAGTCATGTTTCACATTTTAGGATATTTTAGGTTTTGTTTggtaaagtattttaaaaatgttttaatgaatttttttataactgAAAAAAACTTAAAGTATGTGTTTGAATAAGTTTTTGTAAAacgtttttgaaaaatatttataaaaacgtGTTCTTCAAGTATTGTTTTTAAAGAACAAATAATAGatttttttgatgtttttataaatgaaaacaatgatggaaaatcaaaacatattaCTATTTAACTGTAAAATaacgtttttataaaataattgtccAAATACACTTGTTCTTAAAACAACTTTGaaaacattttataaatattttgtaaaaatcaCTTTTATAAAAACGTTTTATAAGTATTTGTCcaaataaaatcttaatttttcgACACGAAGGACCGTAACAGGAAAGAAACTAACAATAGTATTAATATTTTGTGATGATTAGCTATATATATTGGGCAATTTGGCCAAATATCCTTGAAGATGGCTCTTTAGTATGCATAGTTTGAAGTccaaaatttttgtatttctaaaaaaaatatgcgTTTAAATCGTTATTCTAAAGCTCTTTGTGGAAAGTAACTATTCTCATAGAATTTGAAGCAATAGGATGGAAAAACAATGCACGAACCTCACTCAACCCTAAAGTAAATTGGCTTATTAGGCCGACTGAATATAACAACAGAGACACCCCGACACCCAACAGTAGCAGCCATGGGGACCCTTCTACGAGACCTTTGCATATGGTCCCATCCCATGCATGTGTACGTATAATGTATGTGTTTATATATGNatattaatataatataatatatttaaaaaaaataaaaataaaaataaaaataaaacgtGAGGCGGTGGACTTGGAATTGAAATTCATTCCAATTCCACGAACAGAGAGGGAGAGGCAACAGTagaggaaagaaaagaaaatacagttttaaattttcttttcaatcgtgcgacttatcggtttatccaatcgacgaaccgacttcagttctggaatcgttgacacgaggtcttcgatttgaggtataaattttatagttttggtgatgtttgaaattcgtcgatttctggaataaatccgataaattgttaaatcatacataaattgaatattgttgaatagtgtatgatcttaacgaagtagagaagattattgtgttgttgtttCGCATTAtgcctaatttattataattagggattttgatcgttggattgagattagagagttgtttgtcagttgttattaattctgattatatattcggagtctacgaagtataggctacacgttgatataacgttttcgtaatttgacggatgttgtaaaatagtctattatttgatgttaaattaattagggtgtatttgatggtagtattgtgaattaaatacactagaatatgaaattgatgaacgataagaatttGAATTActtgttgttgggctatttgatgtgaTATATTGAGGttgttatgattgtgttgatacggtgacaatgatctaataattgttgttgaattatttagatacatcacaagcctcaggatcaaagaaatagccagattatatatatacccgattatcaggtacgtgttgacgtacgagcatatgttgttattgtttagtattgatgaatactattgtgttgaacgatgataaatcactggtattgggtgatttgatattatatctgttgttgtttattatcgttgatattgttggttgttgtttgttgggagacgtcacgtcgatgttattcgttcgacgatatcgCTGTctccggtgttggggtgcgacgtatcgtcgatgttattcgttcaacgatattgctgtcgccggagtaggggtgcgacgtatcgttgatgttattcgttcgacgatattgctgtcgccggtgttggggtgcgacgtatcgtcgatgttgttgttgcagtagtatgggagtgatgacgttgatatcgttggtggtttgattgtccagagacagcaaagggagtatttctgttatcattccagttatattttatattgttgataatataactgttatgtattacgatgatgattgttgtgtatgctcaccctttgggggctgtttctgttggacaggttacaggactctgctgtgagacagaatagtggtgaaggactaggtgtgtctagtcaaacagtcctgtagttgatagtagatagagacagtatagtttattgtcttatttgagttgtatgtgtgtatttattatattgtttctgctacactgatgtagatagtgtggtgattgcactattttgtcgtatatgcattatattattacgtcgttgaaaagaaaatttttatgcatatgacgtcacatgttgtatgattacgtggcgaggtttggggcgccacatttggtggtatcagagcatatgttAGATGTCTGGGATGGTTAGGAGTTGGGTTTGTGATGAGGGAGTTGGATGACGCTATTATCTGCGTGTGTCCGTGCATTTGACTtgttattgatgatttctcgaTATGATTGATTGGTCCTTAGTTGCGTGTGCTTTCGTGCGAAAAGTGTGCTGATGATTACTGGATTGTAATTGTTAAATGTTATGATTAACAATTTGATTTCCAGTGATGGCAGCTAGAGAACAGGTACATCCACACGAGGAAACGGACGAGGTTGACAGTGGGTTTGGGCAGATGAATCCATTGCCATCTCCTCCTATGGGACAGGCACTTGCAGATCAGCCTTTATTGCCTGGTGAGTTGACTTTGGCACAGTTCAGCAGTTATCTTCCGCCGAGATTTGATAGCTCCGAGACGGGCGAGCGAGCAGAGGAGTGGATTGAGAGGATAGAGCAGATTTTTATGATTGCTCCGTGTGCTAGGTCTGCTTGGTTACGATTGGCTACATTTCAGCTTTCGAGGAATGTACTATTGTGGTGGCAGACGACTGAGGCCGGATTGAGAGCCCAGGGCCGTACTGttgattgggatgtgtttcggtctcgttttcttgataaatatttttctatagcaGCCAGGCAACAgaaagagaaagaatttgaagatttgagACAGGGTAGTATGTCTGTTGCTGAGTATGAGACTCGATATTCTGCATTGCTGAAATATGTGCCACATGTTGCTACGAATGTTCATGCGAAGATGAGGCACTTCTTGAAAGGGTTGAAGTTAGAGTTATTTGATCGTGTGCAATCAAATAACCCGGTATCATTTGAGGATGCAGTGACAAGAGCTGAGATGGCTGAGTTGGTGATGCAGGAGTATGGGGCTCAGGGACGATTATCAGATTTCTTTCATGCCACGGGAACTTCAAGATTAGGACCACACGCTATCTTTTCCAGTTTTCTTTCATGCCACGGGAACTTCAAGATTAGGCTCATTTTTTTCTGCGTGTTAATTATTTCCTTGGATCTTGCGTAAAAATTGACATTTCCACGCCTATCTTATCAGCCCAAGAAACTAAAAACCctttttcattgttttcttctACTCCTCATGTTGCAAATATATGAACTAGAAAAGGAATATAAGCTGCAGGCCTAAACGGATATATATGGGAAGGGTTGGTTATTTAGGGTTTTTTGTTTCTATTCCCAAAGTCCCGAATGCATGGAATGAGAAAATGTTGGAGATACGTAAGTTTGAAATATTGTATCAACGACATAAATCAAACATTCAACTATACACAGCAGGAGTCAGTAAAAAGAGCTTACAGGCTCGAAATTCAAGTATCTTAGAAAATATACTCAAAACAGGAAAATTTGTCATTTCTCAACCATATAATTTTATGTGAAGGTCAGTACTGTAACTCATTACAATTATATTTTCAGCAATGAACAAATTTACACATTCATCCAGTATGAAAGAAGTATAAACGCATCGAGTGGTTCGAAGTACCTCTCCCAGAACGATGAATTCGAATCGaatctttatttttaataaaaaaaaaggctTCACCAATAGAGCAGTGGCTATCGTAACTAAGAATGTTCCGCGTTGTTTTGTGAAGGGAGAAGATTTGCAGTTACACTGAAATGAGATGGCCTTACCGGTTGAGAAGCATGGGAGTCATCAACAGTTGAAGTGATCGGAGAAACCGATAACTGTGAAGCCTGAAAATTCAGTTGTTTCGGATCGAATTCTGAATTTGAAGAAGGGAAATGAGATTCATGTGAACTCGTTGCAGATTGATGCACCAGAATTTGATGAGAACCTGCCATTGGCATCAGGCTGATATTGTGCAAATCTTCCCGTGCTTGATCCGACGGTTGAGATAGAATTAAATTGGAAGGATCCCATCTGAAAACTTGATTATTAGATGTAGTATTATCGAGAAAAATTGGTAATGAAGAGGGATTTGGCCTAGAAATAAGGTTGTTCGCAGCAGAAACAACAAATGCACCCTGCTTTTCTAAGTTGAATTGCCTTTCCTCTTGATTTCTTGGCCAATTCCCATCTCTATGGTCACTTTTCCCATCTGGAACATCCTTAGATTTCCCCCAGAAAACATCTGACTTAGAATATTTCATCGGATCATCCCAGTTTACCGGGCTGCCTATGATCTTGAAGCTTTCTTTGTTAGATCGAGAGCCCCCAAATTCAAGAAAATCTGGATTGTGATGAAGATTTTGGCCAAATCTTCCATCCGGGAATCGGAGTGGTGGCAATTCATCAATCTCATGTTTTGCAACATTAAGCAACCAGTCCACCGCCTTGCTTGGTTGGTTTAGCCCTAACCTGTCCTGAAGATCATACAATTGTATCGCAGTCGGAACCGACAATCGCACTCGCCTGTCGCGCAAACCTCTCACAGTAAATACTTTGCTGTGTCTATCTTTGCCACCAAAAGCTCGAGAAACACGTACGATCCGGGGATCCTTAAAACTAAACCATGACGACGATGATGCTGAATTCGATGAGGCCATAGAGGTAGTAGTACTTGTGCTGCTGATCTCCTGAATTGTGTTataatcttcttcttcttcccttaCGTCTCTCATCTGATAATTGTGTAACTCAAGGAAATGAATTTACTTGCTAATGAAATCGATGAAACTTTCTAAATCTTGAACCCATCCTGCAGAAAACTTCCCAATTCCAGCTCCAAAACTACCTGTCGTGCATATTGATCATGAAAAAAAGGTTTAAATATCATATGAATATTGAATAACAGAATCTTTTTCCATGAAATCTATGAATACGTAACATATGTTGAACTGCAAATGATGTGAAATTTAACACTTACATAACCAAAAAAATGGAATTATGGAGCTCCTAATTCAGTAAACATTTCTTGATTAAGAAATCTGCCAGGAAACGTACTTGCCATAGCAAGCTATCTTCAGATAGGATAATTGATTTTTCGTACTAAGCATATTTGCAActatgtatttatttatatataatcaagTTAATTCTGTGCTTGGAGCAAAGAAGATGCTCGGCCTGAGCCGACCATTCTCCATTggaaagaataaaagaatggTGCAGAGGCGGCCACGCGTACTCTTTACGTGAGCTACGAATCAAATGTGTTGGTCAAAACAAACCCCGCGGGTATTAGTTGTTAccgataaatttaatttaatgggTAAAGTTTTCCTCATCGATATCTACAAAAGGAATTTAAGTGGCTAAATTTTCTATCACGTGGCTTGGCAGATGGATGCACTgcaatgttaaaaaaaataggcTCGTACGTATCAGTTCGATGCTACTCTTAGCATATTTTCTTAAGAATGCatcaaaaaataaacatttattttGGCATGGATTGATGAATTCGATGCTAGCTATGATTTCCTATTCATGCATTCAATTGAAGCTCCACTAGTTATACAACTCGCTCTTATAAAATATAGGAGAATGCGCCACCAAAAGGAGTGGTTTTAAAATTGCTGATAAAAATTTAGCAGTGTTTAAAAACAGCTCCTAAAGATGCTAAAAACCATTTCTCAATCCCTGTCTTTCCTTTGAAGGTGACTTGAACACCTTAATTTGATAGGTTGTTATTTCAAAGGTATGCGGTTTAATTTACGTACTTTATTTACGGTGCAAGAAGAGTAGTTGTAATTTGTAGGAGGCTCGATCGGCTCATATATATCCTCCTCTTTTTTATTAGTCTGTCAAAACTCTCGAAATAAATGAGATTCAAGGAAGGAATGAATTAAATGCATATTTCCAAAATATTAtgaatctaattttttttaaaaaaaaatagtttatttaCGAAGACTTTCGCACATTCCCAACTTTTTTTACAATAAGTACATAGTGCATATGATTTAAGTGTTGGTtgttttagtaaaaaaaatatagatggCGATAGATTAATTGCGAATCAAATCACTCGAGCTGTACAGTGCTGGTTAGTATTTCTAgctctatgttttttttaaagtaaaaaaatatatatatgatatttttataattttatatctagatataatattatgaagaatgaatattttgtttcaaaaaaaaactaaatataatattagatCAGCAGACCGTAAAATTAATAGAGCATATATATTACCTTATGTGTGCTAGATAACTGGTGCATATATTTACGTTGCatatgcaaaattattttaataggaaaaattattttttgttttgtacaTTATATTTGTATCTTTGTGATTTTGGTCTTCTTTattgttaaatatttgtttttttttttcaattttagttatttttctgACGTAGCACAAATGCAGTGCTGATGTGACAATGACGTATAGTGCCACATCAATACTTCCgataaaaatgactaaaattacaaaaaattgaaatatgcaTGATTAAAACTGAAACTTGATAACATAATTAACTGACAGACAAAGATATAAaaccaataaaatatttttttcccattttaaTATGAAGTAAGTGACAAAATCATACAAGTGAAGACGAAAAatctaataaaattaattacattaaataaagatttaaaatttgtgGACTTTGTCCAGACTACAGGTCAcgtttatcattttttttgtggGGACCAACCAACCATCAATTTATTCGTAGCTCTCcatttcattttattaattaatttacgaGAGGACCGCACCTTTTATTAcgtatatattaatatttatactaTACTATACTATACTATACTATACTATACTATACTATACTATTAGGTGtgagattttatgtttttttttggcaagtgtatatttgatatttttgtgatttttaatctATTATCAAAAATAATAGTTGATGGAAAAGAAATTATTccgatataattatatttatgtaaaatttTAGTACTATACTTAAAATTATgctttatattaaaatttaatttgtctATACAAAGTAAAGAAAATCATTTTTGctttatataattttctttaaaaaatattctctaaactaaattaacatgGTTTTTGGAtggttttttcaaaaaattaacattttcccgaaagatataaaaattattttaaaaaatattctctaaactaaattaaatatttttcagctaaattttaaagattaaagatttatattatgttattaattttcttgttaGAAACTGGCCAAATCAATATTTCCCTCgataatacaataaaaaaatatcgaaatcTTCAAATGCCAAAATTGTTGAACAAGTCCGTTGATTTCTTATTTTTGACATAATTAATGTCTCTTGctaattaatatatacacaAGAAATTCAATACTCCCACGTAGTTAAAGCTATTCATTTAGCTCTTAACTAGCCCAACTACAAGTCggaaaatattcaaattacacgtataaaatttgtatttatatagcattttaaatattataaaatttcattaattactcacttgattaaaattgaaaaccATATTCTTGCCCTTAATTTATTTGGAGTGTatttaattactttttatttcttatttgcattattactatatatttttattttataaaaggCCAGGCCCCAATTCCATAATtactaataataaataaatggtcAGCAGATCCTATACATATTtgtctttttaaattaatacaCATACCAAGCTCACATGACTCAAGTACTCCTTACTTCACTATCCTCACATTTGTTTCCAGTTACTTCTTAAATTTTAGATGTCCCTTATTTTTGTATCCTTATAACCTATGTTCCTATACCTTAATTaatcgaaaaatatttattggcGGATACAAAATTAAAGCATCAAACTAGCTTTTTATTGTTTATGGGCAGGTGATCGCATGCAGGCCAAGATTTTGTAGAAATTGTATCTAATCGTGGCGTGCTAGCCGCGCACGTGTACTCGAAAGTAAGCTCTGAATGTTCAGGGACATAAGAAATAGTACTAATTCACTGTTTATATAGGATACAACAATTTTAGTTACGTGTATTCATATGActttgatattttgatttgtcaaatttcaattttaatttattatcttttattttttacaaattttaatcaGTATTTTCTTCACATGAAACTGATGTACGCTGATATTACACGATCATGGCTTCGATGTATCAGCATTCAAGGAAAAAGtaccaaaatttgaaatatacattattaagtcTAAAATTGAATGATATAAATAACCGAAATCACATATAGATAAACATATAAGACTAAATTTGcaatatttcattattattattatttagaaccattttaaaaaatatataacaataatcattttcaatttatttattttttaatcattacCATAATGATAATTAATATCACTGGCATGGTGAAGGGTGTATCTGCGATTCTTCACAGCTTTCTCTGCCCATCAGTGGCTGCATTAATATTCAGTACTGCTAGCATTTAAAACCCCCATTATATATCAATTACATACACACGCACATGCATAAAGGCATATCTATACAAATATACGTACAAATGTGAGCGTGTAGCTAAGCTAGCTTGGTAGGGTTTACATGTCTTTTTCATCAACAGAAGATAACACAATTCTGCCAAATTGCTCGAATGAAGGGCCGGATTTCATTTTATTGTCTCATTTTTGGGTTTTCTAAATCCTAAATCATGTACATGTTTGGAtcttttcattatttttcaataatatactaaatttcaaaagatattaattactactatatatttttttattttaatactccat
This window of the Primulina huaijiensis isolate GDHJ02 chromosome 3, ASM1229523v2, whole genome shotgun sequence genome carries:
- the LOC140974424 gene encoding transcription factor TCP5-like — its product is MRDVREEEEDYNTIQEISSTSTTTSMASSNSASSSSWFSFKDPRIVRVSRAFGGKDRHSKVFTVRGLRDRRVRLSVPTAIQLYDLQDRLGLNQPSKAVDWLLNVAKHEIDELPPLRFPDGRFGQNLHHNPDFLEFGGSRSNKESFKIIGSPVNWDDPMKYSKSDVFWGKSKDVPDGKSDHRDGNWPRNQEERQFNLEKQGAFVVSAANNLISRPNPSSLPIFLDNTTSNNQVFRWDPSNLILSQPSDQAREDLHNISLMPMAGSHQILVHQSATSSHESHFPSSNSEFDPKQLNFQASQLSVSPITSTVDDSHASQPVRPSHFSVTANLLPSQNNAEHS